The Phycisphaerae bacterium sequence CGTACAGGATTGGTTTCCAGGGCAAAACGAATGAGGATTTGTGCTTTGACATGCGTTTGGTTTCCCAGATTGAGCACTCGCCCGTCCCGTAGCGGCAAGCCGGCACTCTTCTGCCGGATCATCGATCGCGACTCACGACAATTCATACACCATCGCAACCTCGTCACAATGCTCCTGGAGGGGACAGCGAATGCAGTCCGTCCATACCTTGTGCGGCAAAGTCTCCTTGGGAACAACAGCAAACCCCAACTTCTCGAAGAAGACCTTCTCGCGGGTTAGGGCAAAAAGCCGCTTCAGCGCCAGCCGTCGGCCTTCCTCGATGGCGGCACCTACCAGGTGACGACCTATTCCCCGACCACGGTACGATTCCTCGACAGCCAGACTCTTCACCTCGGCCAAATCGCGCCACACGAGCTCCACCGCCACACAACCCCGGACTTGCTCGCCCTCGCTCCCGCATTCTACCCAGACGAGAAAGTCGCGCAGATGCTCGTAAAGATCCGCATACGAACGAAACAGCATCCGATTCAGCTCAGCGTGATAGGTGACCAGCCGATGGATTTCCGGCACGTCTTTCATCATTGCGTTGCGGATCAATGACGGC is a genomic window containing:
- a CDS encoding N-acetyltransferase, with translation MIRNAMMKDVPEIHRLVTYHAELNRMLFRSYADLYEHLRDFLVWVECGSEGEQVRGCVAVELVWRDLAEVKSLAVEESYRGRGIGRHLVGAAIEEGRRLALKRLFALTREKVFFEKLGFAVVPKETLPHKVWTDCIRCPLQEHCDEVAMVYELS